One region of Miscanthus floridulus cultivar M001 chromosome 19, ASM1932011v1, whole genome shotgun sequence genomic DNA includes:
- the LOC136527556 gene encoding LOW QUALITY PROTEIN: dehydrodolichyl diphosphate synthase CPT3 (The sequence of the model RefSeq protein was modified relative to this genomic sequence to represent the inferred CDS: substituted 1 base at 1 genomic stop codon): MAGSLISPSPSVDPKTEKPDEMVRTGVLSSLQNFLRKCLIAILSYGPMPKHIAFIMDGNRRYAKFRSMQQGAGHRMGFSALIASLLYCYEMGVKYITVYAFSIDNFKRDPREVESLMQLMEEKINELLENRSVINKINCXINFWGNLYLLCEPVRLVAQKLMASTAGNTGLVFSVCMPYNSTSEIVNAVSEVCAERKEMLQSEHVGDCNGHAANNGVHSDISVADLDRHMYSAGCPDPDIVIRTSGETRRSNFLLWQTTFSHLQNPDPLWPEFSFRHLVWAILQYQRAYPYLEQNRKLVKKQL; encoded by the exons ATGGCGGGGTCACTTATCTCTCCCTCACCTTCTGTG GATCCGAAGACAGAGAAGCCTGATGAGATGGTTAGAACTGGTGTTCTTTCAAGCCTTCAGAATTTTCTACGCAAGTGCCTCATAGCTATCCTCTCATATGGCCCAATGCCAAAGCACATTGCATTTATTATGGATGGTAATCGTCGATATGCTAAATTCAGAAGCATGCAACAAGGAGCTGGTCACAGGATGGGTTTCTCTGCTCTTATTGCTAGCCTGCTGTACTGCTATGAAATGGGTGTGAAGTACATCACGGTTTACGCATTCAGCATTGACAATTTTAAAAGGGACCCAAGGGAGGTGGAATCCTTGATGCAGTTAATGGAGGAAAAAATCAATGAACTATTAGAGAACCGAAGTGTAATCAACAAGATTAACTGTTAGATCAACTTTTGGGGCAACTTGTACTTGTTATGTGAGCCGGTGAGGTTGGTGGCTCAGAAGCTGATGGCGAGCACAGCTGGGAACACAGGTCTGGTCTTTTCTGTCTGCATGCCATACAACTCGACTTCTGAGATTGTCAATGCTGTCAGTGAAGTCTGTGCAGAAAGGAAGGAAATGTTGCAGAGTGAACATGTTGGCGACTGTAATGGTCATGCTGCAAATAATGGTGTGCATTCAGATATTTCAGTGGCGGATTTGGATCGCCACATGTATAGCGCTGGTTGCCCAGATCCTGATATCGTCATCCGAACTTCAGGTGAGACTCGACGGAGCAATTTCCTCCTGTGGCAAACAACGTTTAGTCACTTGCAGAATCCAGATCCTTTGTGGCCTGAGTTCTCTTTCAGGCACCTTGTTTGGGCTATATTACAGTATCAGAGAGCTTACCCTTATCTAGAGCAGAACAGAAAGCTGGTTAAGAAGCAGTTGTGA
- the LOC136527750 gene encoding RING-H2 finger protein ATL46-like, with the protein MLLLLGLATGLAVAGEVEKQQDGGGASSSGDGGGASSSGGGGGGHGSKISPAVLFVVVIAAVVLFVSCLLHLVVRLLLRRGRARARDEADGGVNAAGSGGEESALQRQLQQLFHLHDAGLDQDVIDALPVFLYREVVVGAGAKEPFDCAVCLCEFAGEDRLRLLPLCGHAFHIDCIDTWLLSNSTCPLCRCALGADAAALFVDGFDEEGGGWKHEHAVVPVRLGKFKNLSRAAPGPIRDGAGIVTREDGETSSSLDARRCYSMGSYQYVLAEASLQVSVHRRHGDGHARAGARLRGVGVGSNPAGTETAAGGGGTEGKRIGAGSKGDSFSVSKIWQWPRNGKGKLPVLASDDSPAMNMNGRLPWQRPSLGDS; encoded by the coding sequence ATGTTGCTGCTGCTAGGATTAGCCACGggcctcgccgtcgccggcgaAGTCGAGAAGCAGCAGGACGGCGGCGGGGCGTCGTCCTCCGGGGACGGCGGCGGGGCGTCGTCctccgggggcggcggcggcggccatggctcgAAGATTAGCCCCGCGGTGCTGTTCGTCGTGGTGATAGCGGCCGTGGTGCTGTTCGTCTCCTGCCTGCTGCATCTCGTGGTCAGGCTCTTGCTCAGGCGCGGCCGCGCGCGCGCACGGGACGAGGCCGACGGTGGGGTGAACGCGGCGGGCAGCGGCGGGGAGGAGTCCGCGTTGCAGAGGCAGCTGCAGCAGCTGTTCCACCTGCACGACGCCGGGCTGGACCAGGACGTCATCGACGCGCTCCCGGTGTTCCTGTACCGGGAGGTGGTGGTCGGCGCCGGCGCCAAGGAGCCGTTCGACTGCGCGGTGTGCCTGTGCGAGTTCGCCGGCGAGGACCGGCTGCGGCTCCTGCCGCTGTGCGGGCACGCGTTCCACATCGACTGCATCGACACCTGGCTGCTCTCCAACTCCACGTGCCCGCTGTGCCGGTGCGCGCTCGGCGCCGACGCCGCCGCGCTGTTCGTCGACGGGTTCGACGAGGAAGGCGGCGGGTGGAAGCACGAGCACGCTGTGGTCCCCGTGCGCCTCGGCAAGTTCAAAAACCTGTCCAGGGCGGCGCCTGGCCCCATCCGCGACGGCGCCGGCATTGTGACCAGGGAGGACGGCGAGACGAGCAGCAGCCTGGACGCCAGGCGGTGCTACTCCATGGGCTCCTACCAGTACGTCCTCGCGGAGGCGAGCCTCCAGGTGTCCGTCCACAGGAGGCACGGCGACGGCCATGCCCGGGCCGGGGCGAGGCTCAGAGGTGTCGGCGTGGGCTCCAACCCCGCAGGCACCGagaccgccgccggcggcggcggcaccgagGGGAAGAGGATCGGCGCGGGCAGCAAGGGCGACAGCTTCTCGGTGTCCAAGATTTGGCAGTGGCCGCGGAACGGCAAGGGGAAGCTTCCCGTACTCGCGTCCGATGACTCGCCGGCGATGAACATGAACGGCAGGCTGCCGTGGCAGAGGCCTAGTCTCGGGGATTCGTGA